A single region of the Streptomyces sp. NBC_01262 genome encodes:
- a CDS encoding GntR family transcriptional regulator — MSQPVEAYETKSDFAYRQVRDRILSGELGPGSVIQQRELASFIGISTTPLREALRRLKSEGLVELDAHRDARVSPLRAEEARDLLEIRRSLDPLAASLAAERRTNADIRAIRAAAQGLAPLHPHPSVEQLVAHRRFHAAIYTASHNDLLIGTLEALWDKADRYRLLALRTDPGQDARDQKAKEHDALVECVALGDGAGAAAIMREHIDTSLGATAVWRLGHAEAADGG, encoded by the coding sequence ATGTCGCAGCCGGTTGAGGCTTACGAGACGAAGAGCGACTTCGCCTACCGCCAGGTCCGCGACCGGATCCTCTCCGGAGAGCTCGGGCCCGGCTCGGTGATCCAGCAACGGGAACTCGCGAGCTTCATCGGCATCAGCACCACACCGCTGCGCGAGGCCCTGCGCCGCCTCAAGAGCGAGGGGCTCGTGGAGCTGGACGCCCACCGGGACGCCCGGGTCTCACCCCTGCGGGCCGAGGAGGCGCGCGACCTGCTGGAGATCCGGCGGTCCCTGGACCCGCTGGCCGCCTCGCTGGCCGCCGAACGGCGCACCAACGCCGACATCCGGGCCATCCGCGCCGCGGCGCAGGGCCTGGCCCCGCTGCACCCCCACCCGAGCGTCGAGCAGTTGGTGGCCCACCGCCGCTTCCACGCCGCGATCTACACGGCGTCCCACAACGACCTGCTGATCGGCACGCTGGAGGCACTGTGGGACAAGGCCGACCGCTACCGACTGCTGGCGCTGCGTACGGACCCGGGCCAGGACGCCCGGGACCAGAAGGCCAAGGAGCACGACGCCCTCGTCGAATGCGTCGCCCTGGGCGACGGCGCCGGCGCGGCGGCGATCATGCGCGAGCACATCGACACCAGCCTGGGCGCGACAGCGGTCTGGCGACTCGGACACGCCGAGGCCGCCGACGGAGGCTGA